The genomic DNA TAGAAAAGATTGAGCCCAAAACTTGTCTAATGATAAAATCCGGATAAGAACTAAGTGTAGAAAAGGTTGAGCCCAAAAGTTGTCTAATGACAAAATCCGACATGGGTTGTCTATAGCATCGCCGCTgtgttttccctttttttttgaaaaggtgTTTTCCCTATTTTTTTGGTTAAAGAAAGAAAGGCTAGCTGGGTGCGAAAGCATTGTGCTTGGATAAGCCGCAGCCTTGGGGTACGGTCTCGTGTGCGCAAAGCGATGTTTCGGGTGGGCGGTTGTTTAATCCCGTTGCTTTTTGGCATCGCGACCGACCAGGGCAGAGCACGCCTCGAGAGGCGTGGCATGCATGCCATTACCTCCCTCTCTTGCCCGCACGAACCATAAACAACTAATGCTACTGTGTAATTACTACTGCTACTAGTTTGCAGTTCTTATAAAAGTTATCTTCATGGATTGCTAGTGCTCGGGCATCCAATTTAAGTTTTAAGTTAACAGTTACTCCACCACCACCAATTTAAGTTCATCCGACAGATAAACAAACCACCAATTTAAATTTATCCGATAGATAAATAAAGACATACACATAAATAACTAATCTATCAATACATAAATCTTAAAATTATTTTCTGCGGTGATATGTCTGAAGCAAATGAGACGAACAACATCAGTACACCTCGGTAGCGGTGGATCTGTGTACAACCCACAATCCTACAAAGTCTGAGCTGCGACCAGAGACGCCATCAGTCGGATATTTGCAGGCGCTGATGAAGAAGCAGACGCTTGAGACGAAGCAGAAGATGATGCGCCAAGCTAGACAAAATAAAGGGTTGCGCCTGCAATGAAGAACACAAAGTCTTCATCTCTACTGCTAAAAACACACCCTCTATCATTGGAGATGGTAAGACCAGTGTTGAGACAACCATAATTAAGCTGGTAATGGTTGAACTGATGTTGTCTCAGAAGATGTGACCTCAGTAATATCGAGGCGAATCCTTGATTACATATAGGTCACGCAAGTCTTTTGTACGGGCACGTCCTCTGATGATCACTATACTGTGGTGCAGGTATATCTTGAGCACATCCCTCAAAAGTGCAAACAAACATACCAGTTGAAATGATATTATCGAGATTACATGCTCAATAAACATCATGTTTGAAGTGATTCTCGTGATATTTTGTGCATGTACAACAAAGTAGACATCGACAGCTTTCTTCCATAGAAAATGTTTTGTCGCActgataaaaaataaaaatgaaaaagaaaacaatgtCAATAAAAAGACAAAACTAGAATGCTAAGAGAAAAATGATTGGCGAAGTAAAAAGAAATTATAACTGAAAAAGCCCCATCAGATAGGGCTGCTCCACATTGACCGCAGTTGAAATAAAGCTTCGCTACACCGTGACCTCTAGACATGACTGCGTGGTGTGGCCTGCAAAACGTGATCTGACCCAATTCATTATATACAAATTATAGATGTACATAAAGAAAGACGCTAACACCATTAAAAATTTAGATTTTGCCTAAGAAAAATAAGATTGAAAGGTAAGAAGAATATTTAACTGAACTCACCTGCGCTTTCCTAGTTTGGTGTTCTATAACTAGAGAAATGGGAGCGGGGGCGAGAGCGAGGGGAGTGGGAGtgagagcgagagcgagaggagcGGGTGAGTTATAATGCAACATCTGGTTCAGACCGcgcaaaagaaaaggagaagagacGGGGATACGAACAAAAATTCTGGCCCTGACCGGAGCACATCTGGTTCAGCTAGTACCAACAGTGGCGTACTTTACCCTACCACGTGGGAGCAGGAACATGCATGCACCATTGAGCCGCATGCCATCCGCCTGCCAGAATCAGAGAGGAGGCGGGGAATCCATCTGCAACGTCACATCCGGTCTGGTGCTGGCCATCAGACCATTGGCTCATTTAACGTGTCCGAAAGTCTAATGTGGTctggtattttttttaaatcaaaTTCAACTATGCGACAGAAATTATACCGCCATGTGTAATTAGGAGTTTGttgaattaatcatgttacttgTAGTTTGTTCAATTAACTCTGTTACTTGTTGATAAATATTTTATAAGAAACAATAATGGTAATGCATGGTGAAGTTGATAGCGCCGTTAAATAAATGGTGATTTTCTTACCTCTAAAGACCACAAAATTCCTGATTTTCTATACTTCTTTTGGAATTAAATATAACTAAAGGAAAAAACTTATTTTCCTCATCTTTATATGTAAATATCATTAACTCTTCAGccattaatatttttttaaactgTAGCAAACTTAACATTTATGTAAAAGAGAATGTGAAACTTCATGAAGGAAGAAGGGAAACAGTAATAACATCAAAATACTCACCTTGTAAGGTCCATCGACCTCAAATTCAATGGAACACTCACTGTGTGTTGTATATAGCTTATTTACTGGGTCTTTCAGCGTCTAGTAGAACAAAGAAACCAACTAATTAATGACATTATGATAGTTGATGAGAAGAATACAGAACTTGCAGAAGAACAAGACATGTATTTCTTACTTGATATTGATCATTAGTGTTATTTCTCGCAACATCAACATTAAGCATGACACAGGGATAAGATACTGTTAGCTTCTTCGCAGCTCTGAAATATCACCAATAAGTGTTAAATTGATAACGAGTAGTCAAAGTTGTGCCTTGGAGAAAATCTGCACAGTAAACAAAGGCAACTACTTTGGGAAAGAGGTCATAATAATTGTTCAGTTCTAAGATGCAACAAATTCTTCTTCTGGAATTATGCTGAGGAAAGAGGTCATAACAATTGTTCAGTTCTAAGATGCAACAAATTCTTCTTCTGGAATTATGCTGATGTTATGCTTAAATCGCTTCCTGATAACCTAATGCCTCAACTCACTGATCAATTTACAAAAGAAGCAGCGCATGGTCAAAGGTTAGAAACCACAAGGATGAAAAGGCAATCAAGAAAGCACTACACTCAACTTAGGCAATCCGCAATCATAGAAATATCTGGGACATACTATACAGTCTTGAATTAGCTACAGAAGCCATATAAAAGTTTCATAATATTATGATAAAACAGCTTgatttaaaattaattttgattgCTCTACTTTACTCACTCTGTCTTAAAAGTAAAGTTCTCTGGAAAAGAACCAGGCAAAACACACCAAATGCCATCTGTATCCAGTTCCAGTGGCCTTCCAATTTTTTCTACAAGTAACCGAGCATTTTGGATAATCTTTGCACCAGTATATGTAACTACCCCAGCCATTTCCATAGAGTACCATCTTGCTCCCCTAAATCACAACTGATACGTCATTATTACATAGCTAATATTCTACAAGAAGACAAATGAAAACCATGTTGTAATTAAATTTTACGTACTTGCGCATGACATATCCATAAAAAGAATTCAATATGCACTTGTGAGCAAGTTGCAAAGAATCATATAGAACAACCATGTCCTGCAAAAGACAAGTGGGAGAAGGAAAACAGATAAGATGCCTGAAACATAAACAAGGTCTTATGATGTATTGTGCATAATTGAACCTGCGCTTCCTGAATTTTCATAGAATTTCCACTGGATTTAGCTTCTGCCAATTTTCCTTTCCATGTTTTGTTAAGACCTTTGTATTCATATCTTCTATCACGAAAGCTGGAATTATCAAATTAACACTACTCCAGCgccccccatcaccgccggttcgaaatgagcatcaccgccggtttggggGGCGTTGGATTTAAGTCGTTGGTGATAGGAGgggtcatcaccgccggttcataaaccgttggtgatgagtgctcatcaccgccggtttgtggatggaaccggcggtgaaggccattttcccatcaaaaaaaaatatattcatataataatattgcaccatttgtacatcatatataatatatgattATAGCAGCAAAATTCAATCACATGAGCTCATACATCGAGATTAAATGAAAGAGTTCATACATTAAAATTAAAACAAAGAGTTCATACATTAAGCCTAGTTTTGAGCCTCTCTCTGTAGCAAACTTAATAACAAGCTGCCCATTACGGGCACTTGATATGATTGTAGAAATTAACAATGTGACTTATTACATGGAAATTGGACAGAACATACAAGACTTCAAATTTCAGAATACAAGTAAGATACCTAGGTTTTGATCGAGCATCTATAAGTTGATGTGTCTGGGTCTTGATGTATTAGTTGCAATGGAATGTGCAGAAAGAGTTTAGGGAGTCGCAAAGAAAAACAATAAGCAGGTTTGGGACCCTTTCAACACTGACCTGATCATGGCTTCAAATAAGATGGGTCTGCAACTTTGCTTCAAATGTGAATGGACCAACCTGGAGAAATATATGGAGGTTATGTATACTGAAAATTGGGATTAAATGGCCATATGGGAAGAGCTGCTAATCATATCTGTATTGAATTAAGACTCCATAGCTCAAGAGAAGTATCAAAGACTCTTGCTGTGTGGTTGCAACTTACAATTGAATTACTGCCAAAAGAAAtaggagaaaaataaaataaattaccGATTGACCCTGGTAAACTTTCTCAATTGCTTCACCAGCAGCACTGGCCTTTAAGATGGCATCACTGGAGGCGCTTGATTCAACATCATACACAGAAGCACGCCATTGAGGCAAACCTCCATCTAGCACCCAAACTTTATCATGGCAAGAACTTTGTAATCATGAATGAACAAAATAAGATCCGCATCTCGTTTCGACCACTGCTCATTTGGTCTACAACTATCGCATGAGAATATATGAATAATGCTTTCAAAATCAGATAGTGAACCATTGGAAGAGAGACAAATTTATAGAACAAAGTGTATCTTGTAAATAAACCCCATTGTTATAGCTAAATCTCTTCAAATAACCAATAACCCTGCTGGGTTTATCCCATAATGTCAACCATGCCTGGTAATTTTCCCTTAGAAGCAactttcaattatattttgagCACCACCTGTATACACATGAGGTCAGCATCAAAACTCTTGAGTTCTGTTAGAATAGCTTTGGATCGAGATTTCCACCTATTTTGCAAACATGAAAGAGAAACATAAGTCAGGGGCAGGAAAAAGAACCCCAACCTAAGCCCACACCCACCAAGATAGGCAGAATATTTACAAAAGTTTGATCAAGTTTGCTGGGGCATCATCCATGGCACCAAATTCATGTATATTTCAGTATCATTTTGTTCCACTTATGAAGCATAGTTCAAGCATATTTTCATTCCTTCCTTTGTCAGACACCATGATTATGCAGCATTTTATTGGAATCATATGTACCATGATTGTATGGAAAAATCCAACACAACAGTACAAACAGCTAGTCACTCAAGAGCTTACTTGAGGCACGCAGATGAAGAATGCGGGAAAAATAAATTATTAACATAAACCTGCAAAGCAGAGCAAATTATTAGGCGCGAATGGCAACGCACCAGCATCAATCTAAGCCCAAAAGCTAAGCAACATCAGCAAATTATAAATGTGGTTTGTTGGCAAATGGAACCATCAGCTCAGGCACAGCAGAGTGTGAGGGGAGCGAGCTTCTCTCCAGGAGCTgctggcggcggtgcggcgcaaGGCGTCGGGCGACGGCCGCGCGGCGTAGGACGACCGGcagcgcgcgcggcccagcgaGGCGcaggacggcgggcggcgcctggacggcgggcggcggcgtgtggcCGGGCGTGGCCAGACACATCAACTTATAgatgctccccgccgccgccacgctgcgCAGCACCGCGCGCCGTCGTGTCCGCATCCTGCGCAGCACGGGAGGAGAGGCAGGGACGGGATCCATGCGCCGCGCGGgacaggaggagaggagggggcccgtggaggaagaaggaagagatggggaggggatggccggaggggaggggaggaggagacggGAAAGGGGTTGGGGGTAATTTTGTACTGTATTGGCTCATCACCGTCCGTAACACGAACCATTGGTGATGCTtaatatcaccgccggtttgtgttacaaaccggcggtgatgcacTCGCAGgctatcaccaacggttcgtaccacgaaccggcggtgataggcaACATCACTACCGGTTCCAACAGCCACTACGGCCACCTGCTCTGGACCCGGCGGTGATAccttatcaccgccggttcgtgttgAACCGGCAGTGATAGCCCGTTTGCGATGACCAATTCTCTAGTAGTGTAAGGAATATTTTAGAGCATGCCATCTAAATCATCCGTAGCAAAATAGAAAATGCTATGCATAGTCAGGGAGAGAGAGAACTGCAGTTTGATACATGAAAACCTAGAATGTAGACAGACTGAAAACCAATGTTATCTCTATGCTATCAAAATTAAAAAGGAATGTGAATATAGTAAGCATTGGACTGACCTTCGTACTGTGTCTACATAGAATGAATTTTCACGCATGCATATTCCAGCTTCTCTAACTTCTGTAATTGGTTTATCAACTACTCTTTTGTGTGCCTGCATTATGACATAAGGAAATTCACCTAAGGCTCGCCAAAAGAGAATTTATCCATGAGTTTAAAAACAGTACCTTTTGGCAATATTTCTTTAAACAATCCTTTAGTTTAAGTAAATGTTCAGGTTTTGAGAGGTCAATAAAAGGCTTTGAAGATGCGATACCACCAGATTGAATCAGCTCTGACTCAATTTGCCTCTTTATGTGATAATAGTCACTACAAAACATAATAGACATAATAGCATTAGATCAGAAAATTCATCAAATTTCAGATTACATAAATTTGTAGAACGTACTTCTTTTTTGCCATGTAGGTCTCTCCTCGCTAGACCCATTCAAGCTTTCTGAGGCAATTTTTGCCAGGACGATTGAAATCTAATGCTGTGCAGTACACATCTGTAACTATAGATGGTGGCTGCAATCAAGAAGCAGAAAAAAGTTCATTTGATTGACATAAGCATGTCAACGCATAATATGATGGTACAACttagaagatagaagaaattaAATCGCCTCATGGAATAGATTAATTGATTCAAAGAGGCCTTAGTTGTCCCTATAGCAGTTATCAACTTCCATCAATACTTGCACTGTTACACATGCAATCTACTGAGTTGCCTGTTGAAATATGACCACATGCCCAGCATTTCCTGACAGCTTAAGCTTTGGGCAAATTGGTTTGTGTGCAAAACTCAGTATAATTATTGGAGATGAAGGTATTGAGTAAAATGCGCACAGATGTTTGTTTTATccaatattaaaaaaaattggcacAAGGTTAACTAGGCAAGGCATGCACTTGTGGCCCTGGCACCCCTTGCGCTGAAGCAACCTTGTCAACTTGTCGTTGACAGCAGTGTGTAAtatctagattagattagattagattagattagatgcTAAGAGTCCTGAAATGAGTGCTTTGCCTACATTCACCTAACAACTAAAGTTAGTGCGTGATTTTTTTTACAGAAGTTAGTGCATGAAAATTAATAGTGCTTGATGAATTTTTGGCAATGCAGCAGTTTAAACACTCCCTCACTTCTTTGTATTGTCTATATAACCCAGAATGACGCCTCAGTAAAACAACACTCAATGGACCATGGACATGAAGCATACAATCCTTTCAAACAGCTAAATAGCCAGAAACTACGGCGAGGAAAGCTAGGCCATGTATCTCACCAGATCACGCTCCTTTTAACT from Panicum virgatum strain AP13 chromosome 7N, P.virgatum_v5, whole genome shotgun sequence includes the following:
- the LOC120681979 gene encoding DNA polymerase epsilon catalytic subunit A-like isoform X2 yields the protein MAKKNDYYHIKRQIESELIQSGGIASSKPFIDLSKPEHLLKLKDCLKKYCQKAHKRVVDKPITEVREAGICMRENSFYVDTVRSFRDRRYEYKGLNKTWKGKLAEAKSSGNSMKIQEAQDMVVLYDSLQLAHKCILNSFYGYVMRKGARWYSMEMAGVVTYTGAKIIQNARLLVEKIGRPLELDTDGIWCVLPGSFPENFTFKTEAAKKLTVSYPCVMLNVDVARNNTNDQYQTLKDPVNKLYTTHSECSIEFEVDGPYKATPRSHV
- the LOC120681979 gene encoding DNA polymerase epsilon catalytic subunit A-like isoform X1, producing MAKKNDYYHIKRQIESELIQSGGIASSKPFIDLSKPEHLLKLKDCLKKYCQKAHKRVVDKPITEVREAGICMRENSFYVDTVRSFRDRRYEYKGLNKTWKGKLAEAKSSGNSMKIQEAQDMVVLYDSLQLAHKCILNSFYGYVMRKGARWYSMEMAGVVTYTGAKIIQNARLLVEKIGRPLELDTDGIWCVLPGSFPENFTFKTEAAKKLTVSYPCVMLNVDVARNNTNDQYQTLKDPVNKLYTTHSECSIEFEVDGPYKVSILMLLLFPFFLHEVSHSLLHKC
- the LOC120681979 gene encoding DNA polymerase epsilon catalytic subunit A-like isoform X3, translating into MGLARRDLHGKKEAHKRVVDKPITEVREAGICMRENSFYVDTVRSFRDRRYEYKGLNKTWKGKLAEAKSSGNSMKIQEAQDMVVLYDSLQLAHKCILNSFYGYVMRKGARWYSMEMAGVVTYTGAKIIQNARLLVEKIGRPLELDTDGIWCVLPGSFPENFTFKTEAAKKLTVSYPCVMLNVDVARNNTNDQYQTLKDPVNKLYTTHSECSIEFEVDGPYKVSILMLLLFPFFLHEVSHSLLHKC
- the LOC120681979 gene encoding DNA polymerase epsilon catalytic subunit A-like isoform X4, translating into MYPNIILTNRLQAHKRVVDKPITEVREAGICMRENSFYVDTVRSFRDRRYEYKGLNKTWKGKLAEAKSSGNSMKIQEAQDMVVLYDSLQLAHKCILNSFYGYVMRKGARWYSMEMAGVVTYTGAKIIQNARLLVEKIGRPLELDTDGIWCVLPGSFPENFTFKTEAAKKLTVSYPCVMLNVDVARNNTNDQYQTLKDPVNKLYTTHSECSIEFEVDGPYKVSILMLLLFPFFLHEVSHSLLHKC
- the LOC120681979 gene encoding DNA polymerase epsilon catalytic subunit A-like isoform X5; translated protein: MAKKNDYYHIKRQIESELIQSGGIASSKPFIDLSKPEHLLKLKDCLKKYCQKAHKRVVDKPITEVREAGICMRENSFYVDTVRSFRDRRYEYKGLNKTWKGKLAEAKSSGNSMKIQEAQDMVVLYDSLQLAHKCILNSFYGYVMRKGARWYSMEMAGVVTYTGAKIIQNARLLVEKIGRPLELDTDGIWCVLPGSFPENFTFKTEAAKKLTVSYPCVMLNVDVARNNTNDQYQLVSLFY